In Caretta caretta isolate rCarCar2 chromosome 20, rCarCar1.hap1, whole genome shotgun sequence, a single window of DNA contains:
- the ATF1 gene encoding cyclic AMP-dependent transcription factor ATF-1: MEEVHKNTGNSAATPPQTASIQGTPLQAAHLSHIAQQMSLRGPTPLPVVQLPGEQVQVQGVIQTAQSSVIHSPQVQTVQVSSLSESEDSQDSSDSIGSSQKTRGILARRPSYRKILKDLSSEDARDRKGDDESPGVSTVTSMSVPTPIYQTSSGQYITIAPNGALQLASSGTDGVQGLQTLTMTNAGGTQPGTTILQYAQTSDGQQILVPSNQVVVQTASGDMQTYQIRTTPTTTSLPQTVVMTSPVTLTSQTTKTDDPQLKREIRLMKNREAARECRRKKKEYVKCLENRVAVLENQNKTLIEELKTLKDLYCHKNV; the protein is encoded by the exons ATGGAAGAGGTGCACAAGAATACCGGTAACAGTGCAGCCACACCGCCACAAACAGCGTCCATACAAGGTACACCACTACAGgcagctcatctctctcacatTGCTCAACAG atGTCTCTAAGAGGTCCTACTCCGTTGCCAGTTGTACAGCTTCCTGGAGAGCAAGTACAGGTCCAGGGAGTCATTCAGACAGCTCAGTCCTCTGTAATCCACTCACCCCAGGTGCAAACAgtgcag GTATCTTCTTTGTCAGAGAGTGAGGATTCTCAGGATTCATCAGATAGCATAGGTTCTTCGCAGAAGACCCGCGGTATCTTAGCACGGCGACCGTCTTACCG aaaaatcTTGAAAGATCTTTCGTCCGAAGACGCACGAGATAGAAAAGGAGATGATGAAAGTCCTGGTGTCTCTACTGTCACCTCTATGTCTGTTCCCACACCTATCTACCAGACCAGCAGTGGACAGTACA TTACTATTGCCCCAAACGGAGCACTGCAGCTGGCCAGTTCAGGTACAGATGGTGTGCAGGGTCTGCAGACATTGACAATGACAAATGCTGGTGGCACTCAGCCTGGGACAACAATACTGCAGTATGCACAGACATCTGATGGTCAGCAGATACTTGTGCCCAGCAACCAGGTGGTAGTGCAGA CTGCATCAGGAGACATGCAGACATATCAGATCCGCACCACGCCAACAACCACTTCCCTCCCACAGACTGTAGTGATGACATCTCCTGTCACCCTTACATCTCAGACAACCAAGACAGATGATCCACAGTTGAAACGAGAAATAAGGCTTATGAAGAACAG GGAAGCTGCTCGAGAATGCCGTAGAAAGAAGAAAGAATATGTTAAATGTCTGGAAAATCGAGTTGCGGTCctggaaaatcaaaacaaaactctAATTGAAGAGCTAAAAACTTTGAAAGATCTTTACTGCCATAAAAATGTGTAA